Genomic segment of Nostoc sp. TCL240-02:
GGATCGGAGATACTTATGTATTGAATTTATCTATTTAGGGAGATGAAGAGGCAGGGGGCAGGGAGCAGGGAGCAGGGGAGGCAGGGGGAAAAGAACTATTAATTATTGCCCAGACCAATGACCAATGACTAATGACTAATGACTAATGACCAATGACTAAAATAATTTGGCAACAGGGTGAATTAATTGAAGTGACAATCGCTAACCTGAGTGATACAGGTGATGGTGTCGGACGCGCTGATGAACGTGTTGTGTTTGTCCCAGATACTGTACCAGGCGATCGCGCCATTGTCCGCTTGGTTCATGTTAAACCAAAATACGCCCACGGGAAGCTCCAAGAGCTATTAGAGCCATCCTCCCACCGTATCCGACCCAATTGTATTGTGGCGGACAAATGCGGTGGTTGCCAGTGGCAGCATATTAATTATGAATACCAGCTAGTAGCCAAGCAAAATCAAGTTATCCAAGCAATAGAGCGCATTGGTGGTTTTGTCCAACCACCGGTAAATCCGGTACTCGCCGCCCCTTCTGCTTTAGGCTACCGTAATAAATCTACATATCCTTTGAGTACATCGGCAACAGGGCAGGTACAAGCTGGTTACTACCAAAAAGGTAGTCACCAATTAATTAATTTAAATCAATGTCCAGTCCAAGATGCGCGATTAAATCCCTTACTTGCCGAAGTTAAGCAAGATATTCAACGACAAGGTTGGCAAATTTATGACGAACAGCGCCATCAGGGAAAAATTCGCCATCTTGGTTTACGCATTGGCCGACACACTGGAGAAATGTTGTTGACTTTGGTGGTGAAAGACTGGAATTTATCAGGAATTGAAACCCAAGCCCAGGAATGGTTAAAGCGTTATCCGCAGTTAGTGGGAGTGTCGCTCAATCGCAATGGCGATCGCACAAATGCTATATTCGGATCAGAAACTCGTTGCATCGCTGGAGTCCCCCACCTGCGTGAAAGCTTTGCTGGACTGGAATTTCAAGTACGCCCAGATACATTTTTCCAAGTGTATACAGAAACAGCAGAGGCACTATTGCAGATAATTCAATCAGAACTCAATCTTCAAGGGCATGAGTTGCTAGTTGATGCCTATTGTGGTATTGGGACTTTAACTTTACCCCTCGCCAAAAAAGTTCGTATTGCTACAGGATTAGAAGTGCAACCAGCAGCAGTAGAACAAGCTATTTTGAATGCTCACCGTAACGGAATTGATAATGTGACATTCCAAGTCGGGGCAGTAGAGAAATTACTTCCTAAAATGGGCACAATACCAGAAGTAGTAATACTCGATCCGCCACGTAAGGGGTGCGATCGCGCTGTCATCGACACTTTACGGCAACTGAAACCATCTCGGATAGTTTACGTCAGCTGTAAGGTATCTACCCTCGCCCGTGACCTGAAATTGCTTTGCGAAGATGGACAATATACCATCACACGGGTACAACCTGCTGATTTTTTTCCTCAAACGGCTCATGTTGAAGCTGCCGCATTTCTTGTGCTATCACATTTGCACAAGGATAGTAATTCCTTTACAAAAACTGAAATTTGAAAATTTTAGTCTAGTGCATACTAAAGATGCTAAAATTGAATTAAGCTGAAAATAAAAATTCCTTTTCGTTTAAATAAATTCAAGTTGCATAGTTTCTTAGAAATATGAATTGGATTGTGTAAATGACAAATCGGCAATTAACTAGAGTATCCCAATACTCGGTCAAATTACTAGCATCTTTTTAAGTTGCTAACATCATTATCAAAACTATTGCAGCCGTTATATATCCAAACAATCTCAACTCATACTATAGGGCTAATGCTCCCTAGCATTTTCAAAATTTAGTTTTAAAGACGCAAGTTTGAAGGCAGCATGACCACCTCAAGTTTTATCAGGGTGCCTGTAATAGCAAACTGATGTCTAGCTAACTGAAAGCTATGGGGTTTCTCTTGTGATTACAATTTCACTCCGTCCAGTTGCACGTTATTGGGGCACTATTAGTTTTGCCTCAACCCTCTACCTTTGTCCAATCTTAGATTTACTGTTGGCAGAAATTCCAGCCAAATTACAAGCAGAACTGCGGCTAGGACTTCAAGAAGCCCTAGTAAATGCAGCTAAACATGGTAATAATCTCGATCCAAGTAAAACAGTTCTAGTCCGTTTTTCCTTAATTGATAATCAATATTGGTGGATAATATCAGACCAGGGTAGTGGCTTTACTCCTTCATCTGTTATTGAAGAAGAGCCAACAGACTATTTACCACCAGATGAATCAGAAAGTGGTCGTGGTTTATGTCTTCTGCACCAAATTTTTGATCAGGTAGAGTGGAACCGCAAAGGCACAGAATTAAGGCTTTGTAAACAAATGGAAACTCGCCGGGGACTATCTCTGCGACGATAAAAGGGCAGTGGGGAAAGTTATTAATTGATTGTTTTTTACTAACTATTCTCTATTCTTTACTTCCCATGAGGCAGTAGGGAATTGTGAGTTGGGAATGGGGAAAGTTATTATTTGATGGATTTTTATTCCCCATTCCCTATTGTCTACTTACCGTGAGTTGGACAGGGAGGCGCGGAAATGGAGCGATCTAACCAACCAATTGCCTGTTCTAATCTAGCTTGAGCTTCTTGTGGCTGATTCTTTAAAAGATACACAATTGCTGCTGCCACTTGTTCATTAGCGCGGGAATTGCGGTTAGACTTGAGGCGATGCCAATCGTTAGGGGAAATACTCAGTCTTTCCATGAGGGCTTGAGCTAGTTCCAGAGTACTAAGTTCATTCAGTTGACTGGTTTTCGGCAGCTGGGTAGATTGGGACATAACTATTGGCACGTTTGCATTTACTTCTACTTTACTACTTGTAAATGAAGCCGTCTAAACAATCACAACCGTCAGGGGAAAATCCAGAACCAGATTTTGAACAAGAACTAGAGGAAGTAGAGCGATCGCTCCTATCCTTAAAAGAACGTTACGATCAAGTGCAACGCGATCGCCAACAACAGGCACAATGGCAACAGCGCCGCGATCAACTAAAGCACAATAAATCTCAGACACCAGAAATCAAAGCAGAGTTGAGGCAAATTCAACAGCAGTTGGAAAAGCTAGAACTAAACTTAGAAAGCCAGTTATTTTCTTGGCGTAGCCTGAAAAAACCTTTCTGGCAAGTCGTCCGCTTTGGTGGAATGGGCGTTATCATAGGCTGGATATTAAAGTCTTATGCTGGGTAAATATGGTAAATCGACGGATTGCAGAAATATTGCGAAGTGGCCAACCTGATGAGTCTCTCCTAGTTCAAGGCTGGGTGCGGACGAAACGCGAGTCCAAAGGGTTTGCTTTTATTGAAGTCAATGACGGCTCATCACTAGCTAATTTGCAAGCCGTCATCAATCAAGATTTGCCAGATTACGAAGCTATCTTAAAAAAACTGAATACAGGTGCGGCTGTCGAGGTGACAGGGGTACTAGTGGCTTCTCTTGGTAAAGGACAACGGATTGAGTTAAAAGCCGAGTCTGTGAAAGTTTACGGCGAAGCTGATCCCGATACATATCCCCTGCAAAAGAAACGTCATTCCTTTGAGTTTCTGCGAACCATTGGACATTTGCGATCGCGGACTAATTCTTTTGGTGCAGTTTTCCGCGTCAGAAATGCTTGTTCGACAGCAATTCACCAATTCTTCCAACAAAGAGGCTTTTTGTGGGTACACACACCGATCATCACTGCTAGCGACTGCGAAGGCGCAGGTGAACTGTTTAGCGTTACCAGTTTAGATTTAAAGAATATTCCTCGCACAGAAAATCAAGCAGTAGATTACAGCCAAGACTTTTTTGCGAAACCCACATATTTAACAGTTAGCGGCCAGTTGGAAGCGGAAGTAATGGCGATGGCGTTTAGCAACGTCTACACCTTTGGCCCTACCTTCCGTGCAGAAAATTCCAACACCTCGCGCCACCTAGCAGAATTTTGGATGGTTGAGCCGGAAATGGCTTTTTGTGACTTAGAAGGCGATATGGATTTAGCTGAGGCGTTTCTCAA
This window contains:
- the rlmD gene encoding 23S rRNA (uracil(1939)-C(5))-methyltransferase RlmD, which gives rise to MTKIIWQQGELIEVTIANLSDTGDGVGRADERVVFVPDTVPGDRAIVRLVHVKPKYAHGKLQELLEPSSHRIRPNCIVADKCGGCQWQHINYEYQLVAKQNQVIQAIERIGGFVQPPVNPVLAAPSALGYRNKSTYPLSTSATGQVQAGYYQKGSHQLINLNQCPVQDARLNPLLAEVKQDIQRQGWQIYDEQRHQGKIRHLGLRIGRHTGEMLLTLVVKDWNLSGIETQAQEWLKRYPQLVGVSLNRNGDRTNAIFGSETRCIAGVPHLRESFAGLEFQVRPDTFFQVYTETAEALLQIIQSELNLQGHELLVDAYCGIGTLTLPLAKKVRIATGLEVQPAAVEQAILNAHRNGIDNVTFQVGAVEKLLPKMGTIPEVVILDPPRKGCDRAVIDTLRQLKPSRIVYVSCKVSTLARDLKLLCEDGQYTITRVQPADFFPQTAHVEAAAFLVLSHLHKDSNSFTKTEI
- a CDS encoding anti-sigma regulatory factor; protein product: MITISLRPVARYWGTISFASTLYLCPILDLLLAEIPAKLQAELRLGLQEALVNAAKHGNNLDPSKTVLVRFSLIDNQYWWIISDQGSGFTPSSVIEEEPTDYLPPDESESGRGLCLLHQIFDQVEWNRKGTELRLCKQMETRRGLSLRR
- a CDS encoding DUF6439 family protein, translated to MSQSTQLPKTSQLNELSTLELAQALMERLSISPNDWHRLKSNRNSRANEQVAAAIVYLLKNQPQEAQARLEQAIGWLDRSISAPPCPTHGK
- the asnS gene encoding asparagine--tRNA ligase, translated to MVNRRIAEILRSGQPDESLLVQGWVRTKRESKGFAFIEVNDGSSLANLQAVINQDLPDYEAILKKLNTGAAVEVTGVLVASLGKGQRIELKAESVKVYGEADPDTYPLQKKRHSFEFLRTIGHLRSRTNSFGAVFRVRNACSTAIHQFFQQRGFLWVHTPIITASDCEGAGELFSVTSLDLKNIPRTENQAVDYSQDFFAKPTYLTVSGQLEAEVMAMAFSNVYTFGPTFRAENSNTSRHLAEFWMVEPEMAFCDLEGDMDLAEAFLKHIFKYVLETCPEDMEFFNERIDKSVLATAENIVNNQFERLTYTEAIKLLEKADVKFEYPVSWGLDLQSEHERYLAEQQFKKPVIVTDYPAQIKAFYMRLNDDEKTVRAMDILAPKIGEIVGGSQREERLEVLERRVLAQGLKPEELWWYLDLRRYGTVPHAGFGLGFERLVQFMTGMGNIRDVIPFPRTPQSAEF